The following proteins come from a genomic window of Lachnoclostridium phytofermentans ISDg:
- a CDS encoding metallophosphoesterase, protein MAVRVERPNVKKGQRAIVISDIHANLKAFLKLLKKINFSEQDILILLGDMVEKGENSLDLLHYVMELKKTHTVFAVCGNCDAIAMEVLKDTKNEELLKYILLRKQTLIGEMCREAEIELNRGTDMGKVKKVLQELYKEEINFICELPHIIEMGQYVFAHAAVYPNRMEEMKPSQAMKADDFMNQGYHFEKYHVVGHWPTSLYCKEIPECNPKIDKENKIISIDGGNVLKRDGQLNALIIPDLDQEEVNFAYVDQLRKAKVLNTQEAGGKSFCIPWTDSLVELLRTEKDFTYCEHISSGNKMWIPNSYLCEERDGWHTEDISDYQIPLTYGDIISVTEETSRGYLVKKNGIIGWYYGMLEFLPENID, encoded by the coding sequence ATGGCGGTAAGAGTTGAGAGACCTAATGTAAAGAAGGGTCAACGTGCAATTGTAATCAGCGATATCCATGCGAATTTAAAGGCTTTTTTAAAATTATTAAAAAAGATAAACTTTTCTGAACAGGATATCCTTATTCTACTTGGTGATATGGTAGAAAAAGGTGAAAATAGTTTAGATTTGCTTCATTATGTGATGGAACTTAAGAAAACACATACCGTGTTTGCTGTCTGCGGTAACTGTGATGCAATTGCTATGGAAGTGCTTAAGGATACCAAAAATGAAGAACTATTAAAATATATTTTATTGAGAAAGCAAACCTTAATCGGCGAAATGTGCCGAGAGGCAGAAATCGAGTTAAACCGTGGTACTGACATGGGAAAGGTGAAAAAAGTATTACAAGAGTTATATAAGGAAGAAATAAACTTTATCTGTGAATTACCGCACATAATAGAAATGGGCCAGTATGTATTTGCACATGCAGCGGTTTATCCGAATCGTATGGAAGAGATGAAACCTTCTCAAGCAATGAAGGCAGACGACTTTATGAATCAAGGCTATCATTTTGAAAAATATCATGTGGTTGGTCATTGGCCGACATCTCTTTATTGTAAAGAGATTCCAGAATGTAATCCTAAAATTGATAAAGAAAATAAGATTATTAGTATCGATGGTGGAAATGTATTAAAGCGAGATGGACAATTAAATGCATTGATTATACCAGATTTAGACCAAGAAGAAGTAAATTTTGCTTATGTAGATCAACTTAGAAAAGCGAAAGTACTAAATACACAAGAAGCGGGTGGAAAGTCCTTTTGTATTCCTTGGACAGATAGCCTTGTAGAACTGTTACGTACCGAGAAGGACTTTACGTATTGTGAACACATATCCTCCGGTAATAAAATGTGGATTCCAAATTCCTATCTATGTGAGGAACGGGATGGATGGCACACCGAAGATATTTCGGATTATCAGATTCCTCTTACCTATGGAGATATTATTTCTGTTACGGAGGAAACTAGCCGTGGTTATCTAGTTAAGAAAAACGGTATTATTGGTTGGTACTATGGTATGCTTGAGTTTTTGCCTGAGAATATTGATTAA
- a CDS encoding AI-2E family transporter produces the protein MELNHNNVKKIMLIITFTVLLYVGIQHFDVILMTFKYILGILTPFILGGCIAFILNVPLCLFEDKLFRKGKTKNRFVNKIRRPVSILLSIILVASIIFTVTFLIIPELGSTFGDLADTITVFVQDAQKWVEIKSADLLIQYPEIGNSFKEFSKDWANLSAGLVSILKGLVYGVLGSAFSIILNIISGLTTFFIGFVFAVYILGNKEKLSEQGKKLCYSFLSLKRADRTIMVLQLAHRTFSNFLSGQCIEAVILGSMFYITLSVLRFPYALLIGVLISFTALIPIVGGIIGSIIGTFLIFMVNPVQALWFIVIFNVLQQIEGNLIYPRVVGGSVGLPSIWVLFAVTIGGSLMGILGMLIFIPLTSVVYTLLRENVKVRLNQRQIPEEKYLYPPNNSQVPKSETLEHGEKNWTARRFSKTDVLSVEGNSNKTGKEKLNKSIKDESRKDESRNDESRNDESKNDEVRTKELRDNKVRNNKVSKEEIRKVEVKEDVNSDKKNLMKSNNHSNVGSITKELPRQKETHTMEKKNYGQLERISKDEK, from the coding sequence ATGGAGTTAAATCATAACAATGTTAAGAAAATAATGTTAATAATTACCTTTACCGTTTTGTTATATGTTGGAATACAGCACTTTGACGTGATATTGATGACTTTTAAGTATATTCTTGGTATTCTAACACCATTTATCTTAGGTGGATGTATCGCATTTATCTTAAATGTACCTTTGTGTTTATTTGAAGATAAATTATTTCGTAAAGGAAAAACAAAAAATCGTTTTGTTAATAAAATAAGACGACCGGTAAGTATTTTACTAAGCATTATATTAGTAGCTAGTATTATATTCACAGTTACTTTTCTAATCATTCCAGAGTTAGGGAGCACTTTTGGTGATCTAGCTGATACGATTACTGTTTTTGTTCAGGACGCACAAAAATGGGTGGAAATTAAATCAGCGGATTTATTAATTCAGTATCCGGAAATAGGAAACTCTTTTAAGGAATTCTCGAAAGATTGGGCTAATCTAAGTGCTGGTTTAGTTAGTATATTAAAAGGTCTTGTTTATGGAGTTTTGGGGTCTGCTTTTAGTATCATTTTGAATATTATAAGTGGTTTAACTACTTTCTTTATTGGCTTTGTATTTGCAGTGTACATTTTGGGTAATAAAGAAAAACTTTCGGAACAAGGAAAGAAGCTTTGCTACAGTTTTCTTTCTCTAAAAAGAGCAGATAGAACAATCATGGTATTACAATTAGCACATCGAACTTTTTCGAATTTTTTATCTGGACAGTGCATTGAAGCTGTGATATTAGGTTCTATGTTTTATATAACTTTGAGCGTTTTACGTTTTCCATATGCTTTATTGATTGGGGTATTAATTTCATTTACTGCATTGATTCCTATAGTTGGTGGGATAATTGGTTCTATCATTGGAACCTTTTTAATCTTTATGGTTAATCCAGTTCAGGCATTATGGTTTATTGTTATCTTTAATGTATTACAACAGATTGAAGGGAATTTAATCTATCCTCGTGTCGTTGGAGGGTCGGTTGGGCTTCCATCGATTTGGGTATTGTTTGCAGTAACAATTGGCGGTAGTCTAATGGGTATTCTAGGCATGTTAATCTTTATTCCACTAACATCAGTTGTCTATACCCTGTTGCGTGAAAATGTGAAGGTAAGATTAAACCAACGACAAATACCAGAGGAGAAATATTTATATCCACCTAATAATTCTCAGGTTCCCAAAAGTGAGACATTAGAACATGGAGAGAAGAATTGGACAGCTAGAAGATTTAGTAAAACAGATGTACTGTCAGTAGAAGGTAATAGTAATAAAACAGGGAAAGAAAAATTAAATAAATCTATAAAAGATGAGTCAAGAAAAGATGAGTCAAGAAATGATGAGTCAAGAAATGATGAGTCAAAAAATGATGAAGTAAGAACTAAAGAATTAAGAGATAATAAAGTAAGAAATAATAAAGTTAGTAAAGAAGAAATAAGAAAAGTTGAAGTTAAAGAAGATGTAAACTCGGATAAGAAAAATTTAATGAAAAGTAATAATCATAGTAATGTAGGCAGTATTACCAAGGAGTTACCAAGACAAAAGGAAACTCACACCATGGAGAAAAAGAATTACGGACAATTAGAACGAATTTCAAAGGATGAAAAGTAA
- a CDS encoding iron-sulfur cluster assembly scaffold protein, with product MIYSHEVENMCPVAQGVHHGAAPIPEEAKWVQSKQVSDISGLTHGVGWCAPQQGACKLTLNVKEGIIQEALVETIGCSGMTHSAAMATEILPGLTVLEALNTDLVCDAINTAMRELFLQIAYGRTQSAFSEDGLPIGAGLEDLGKGLRSQVGTMYGTLKKGPRYLEMAEGYVTGIALDEENQIIGYQFVSLGKMTDFIKKGDDPNTAYEKSKGQYGRVADAVKIIDPREE from the coding sequence ATGATTTATTCACATGAAGTAGAAAATATGTGTCCTGTAGCGCAGGGTGTTCACCATGGTGCTGCGCCAATCCCTGAAGAAGCAAAATGGGTACAGAGCAAACAAGTTAGCGATATCTCCGGATTAACACACGGTGTAGGCTGGTGTGCACCACAGCAGGGTGCTTGTAAATTAACCCTTAACGTAAAAGAAGGTATCATTCAGGAAGCATTGGTAGAGACCATTGGATGTTCCGGTATGACTCATTCCGCTGCTATGGCAACTGAGATTCTTCCAGGACTTACAGTATTAGAAGCTTTAAACACAGACTTAGTTTGTGATGCTATCAATACTGCTATGAGAGAATTATTCCTTCAGATTGCTTATGGTAGAACTCAGAGTGCTTTCTCTGAAGACGGCCTTCCAATCGGTGCTGGTCTTGAAGATTTAGGAAAAGGTTTAAGAAGCCAGGTTGGTACTATGTATGGTACTTTAAAGAAAGGTCCTCGTTACCTTGAAATGGCAGAAGGTTATGTAACTGGTATCGCTTTAGATGAAGAGAACCAGATTATTGGTTACCAGTTCGTAAGTCTTGGTAAAATGACAGACTTCATTAAAAAGGGTGATGATCCTAATACAGCATATGAAAAATCAAAAGGTCAATACGGCCGTGTTGCAGATGCAGTAAAGATTATCGACCCAAGAGAAGAATAG
- a CDS encoding HAD-IA family hydrolase, with protein MNYDYILFDLDGTLTDPKLGITKSFAYALEHFDIHIENLDSLCKYIGPPIVDSFMDFGFSKEKALEAIDKYREYFKDYGIYENEVYKGVVQLLATLRSRNKKIMLATSKPEVFAKQILEHFELLEYFDFVGGSELNGDRSEKSEVIQYVLKEGKVTDLTKAVMIGDRKYDIFGAKEVGIDSIGVLNGYGDQEELIAAGADAIVASVWELVNREEFL; from the coding sequence ATGAATTACGATTATATATTGTTTGATTTAGATGGAACATTGACCGATCCAAAGCTTGGTATTACGAAATCATTTGCATATGCTTTAGAGCATTTTGATATTCATATTGAAAATTTGGATTCCTTATGTAAATATATCGGTCCACCTATTGTGGATAGCTTTATGGATTTTGGATTTAGTAAGGAGAAAGCATTAGAAGCTATAGATAAATATAGAGAGTATTTTAAGGATTATGGTATCTATGAGAATGAAGTCTATAAAGGTGTTGTACAGTTATTAGCTACACTGAGAAGTAGAAATAAAAAGATAATGCTTGCAACTTCAAAACCAGAGGTATTTGCAAAGCAGATATTAGAGCATTTTGAATTATTAGAGTACTTTGACTTTGTGGGCGGAAGTGAACTAAATGGCGATCGTTCAGAAAAATCTGAGGTTATACAATATGTATTAAAGGAAGGAAAGGTAACTGATTTAACGAAAGCAGTCATGATTGGTGACCGTAAGTATGATATTTTTGGAGCAAAAGAAGTAGGAATTGACTCCATCGGTGTATTAAATGGATATGGTGACCAGGAGGAGCTTATTGCAGCAGGGGCAGATGCTATTGTAGCAAGTGTATGGGAATTAGTTAATAGGGAAGAGTTTCTTTAA
- a CDS encoding Ig-like domain-containing protein, translating into MKHHFKYCRVFLLVLLLSFIIPTKYSVAATKISNSIQYSNVMLAYVKFLKEYNHQVSSMDNHRLLDNHPIELSRDLLPVSEENIQKYSSEIRLNYTDLILPLDGYDSYLEYLQLLSADSDKVIWESSDSSIATVDKSGLVTAMLPGTCMITATYQGKTYSCDLKVPYIPDYESLACLQIVDSNIEYYEAYPDKFGNITMNHNLLSGVLFSDTEIEILDSSAKEPNYSKGTLDDLKRLCKEKKLVKIVMNHDLILSISETTLP; encoded by the coding sequence ATGAAACATCATTTCAAATATTGCCGTGTATTCTTACTGGTTTTATTGCTTTCATTTATCATACCAACAAAATATAGTGTAGCTGCAACAAAAATATCCAATTCAATACAATATTCCAATGTAATGTTAGCATATGTAAAATTCCTTAAGGAATACAACCATCAAGTATCTTCCATGGACAATCATAGGTTACTTGATAATCATCCAATTGAACTATCTAGAGATTTATTGCCGGTATCAGAAGAAAACATCCAGAAATACTCTTCAGAAATACGGTTAAATTATACCGACTTAATTCTCCCACTAGATGGATACGATTCCTATCTCGAATATCTTCAATTATTGAGCGCTGATAGTGATAAAGTTATATGGGAAAGTAGCGATTCTTCGATAGCTACTGTAGATAAGTCGGGTTTAGTTACCGCAATGCTACCTGGCACTTGTATGATTACTGCAACCTACCAGGGTAAAACTTATTCCTGTGATTTAAAGGTTCCTTATATTCCAGATTATGAATCTTTAGCTTGTCTTCAAATTGTCGATTCCAATATAGAGTACTATGAAGCCTATCCAGATAAATTCGGGAACATAACTATGAATCATAATTTATTAAGTGGTGTTCTTTTTTCTGATACAGAAATAGAAATATTGGATTCTAGTGCGAAAGAACCCAATTACAGTAAAGGAACCTTGGATGACCTGAAACGTTTATGTAAAGAAAAAAAGTTAGTAAAAATCGTTATGAACCATGACCTAATCTTAAGCATCAGTGAGACTACTTTACCTTAA
- a CDS encoding nitroreductase family protein, whose amino-acid sequence MNLYEAMFVRKSVRNYDMEALEEKLLENITSYIEQLKPYKSSIEYEMIIVDNTKEEEKFKGLFHVKAPYYLLISSELKQDYLTNAGFLMQQMILYLTARGVATCYQGGIKPNSELKAKLKYDYVIAIAFGRSEKTIYRAPEKAKRLSEDSLIVYKEDVSENMKVIMQAAILSPSSMNNQPWRFVVYRNRIHVFCKKARFLKSVISDMKLIDVGIVLSDIVQAADELWLDAILTKSEVFSNKDLKNTEYITTVMLKEKVF is encoded by the coding sequence ATGAATCTGTATGAAGCAATGTTTGTCAGAAAATCAGTGAGAAATTATGATATGGAGGCGTTAGAGGAGAAACTGCTTGAGAATATAACTTCCTATATAGAGCAGTTAAAGCCATATAAGAGTAGCATTGAATATGAGATGATAATTGTTGACAATACGAAAGAAGAGGAAAAATTTAAGGGCTTATTTCATGTAAAAGCCCCTTATTACCTGCTAATCTCCTCAGAATTAAAGCAGGACTATCTAACCAATGCAGGTTTTCTCATGCAACAGATGATACTTTATCTGACAGCAAGAGGAGTTGCAACCTGTTATCAGGGAGGAATTAAGCCAAATTCAGAGCTAAAAGCTAAACTAAAGTATGATTATGTTATAGCGATTGCATTTGGTAGAAGCGAAAAAACGATTTATCGTGCACCGGAGAAGGCAAAACGTCTGTCGGAAGACAGCTTAATTGTATATAAGGAAGATGTTAGCGAGAATATGAAGGTCATTATGCAAGCTGCCATTCTTTCTCCATCCTCAATGAATAACCAACCTTGGCGCTTTGTAGTATACCGCAACCGTATTCATGTATTTTGTAAAAAAGCTAGATTTTTAAAATCCGTAATTAGCGATATGAAGCTAATTGATGTGGGGATAGTCTTATCAGATATAGTTCAGGCAGCAGATGAATTATGGTTGGATGCAATCCTAACGAAATCAGAAGTCTTCTCAAATAAAGACTTAAAGAACACGGAATACATTACTACTGTTATGCTAAAGGAAAAAGTATTTTAA
- a CDS encoding GGGtGRT protein, with protein MALFESFERRIDKINAVLNSYGIASIEEAEKITKDAGLDVYNQVKGIQPICFENACWAYIVGAAIAIKKDCRKAADASAAIGEGLQAFCIPGSVADQRKVGFGHGNLGKMLLEESTECFAFLAGHESFAAAEGAIGIAMSANKVRQKPLRVILNGLGKDAAQIISRINGFTFVETQMDYYTGEVKELFRKSYSQGPRASVNCYGANDVTEGVAIMHKEGVDVSITGNSTNPTRFQHPVAGTYKKECLEQGKNYFSVASGGGTGRTLHPDNMAAGPASYGMTDTMGRMHSDAQFAGSSSVPAHVEMMGLIGMGNNPMVGATVAVAVAIQEAADAKKF; from the coding sequence ATGGCTTTATTTGAATCATTTGAGAGAAGAATAGATAAAATTAATGCAGTGCTTAACAGCTATGGAATTGCTTCCATTGAAGAAGCGGAAAAGATTACAAAAGATGCTGGCCTTGATGTTTACAATCAAGTAAAAGGTATCCAACCAATTTGTTTTGAAAATGCTTGCTGGGCTTACATCGTAGGTGCTGCAATTGCAATTAAGAAAGATTGTAGAAAAGCTGCTGATGCTTCAGCTGCAATCGGCGAAGGTCTTCAGGCTTTCTGTATCCCAGGTTCTGTTGCAGATCAACGTAAGGTTGGTTTCGGACATGGTAACCTTGGAAAGATGTTACTTGAAGAGTCTACAGAATGTTTCGCATTCTTAGCAGGACACGAATCTTTCGCAGCTGCGGAAGGTGCTATTGGTATTGCTATGAGCGCTAACAAAGTTCGTCAGAAACCACTTCGTGTAATCTTAAACGGTCTTGGAAAAGACGCTGCTCAGATTATTTCCCGTATCAACGGCTTTACATTCGTTGAAACTCAGATGGATTACTACACTGGAGAAGTAAAGGAATTATTCCGCAAATCCTACTCCCAGGGACCTCGTGCTTCTGTTAATTGCTACGGTGCTAATGACGTTACTGAAGGTGTTGCAATCATGCATAAAGAAGGCGTTGATGTCTCCATTACTGGTAACTCAACAAACCCTACTCGTTTCCAACATCCAGTTGCAGGTACTTACAAGAAAGAATGTCTTGAGCAAGGCAAGAATTACTTCTCTGTAGCTTCCGGTGGTGGTACTGGTAGAACACTTCACCCAGATAACATGGCTGCTGGTCCAGCTTCTTATGGTATGACAGATACTATGGGTAGAATGCATAGTGATGCACAGTTCGCTGGTTCTTCATCCGTACCTGCTCACGTAGAGATGATGGGTCTTATCGGCATGGGTAACAACCCAATGGTTGGTGCTACTGTTGCTGTTGCTGTTGCAATTCAGGAAGCTGCTGACGCTAAGAAATTCTAG
- a CDS encoding homocysteine S-methyltransferase family protein, whose translation MTKNEFKAMIEQKIVILDGATGSNLQNAGMPSGVCPETWILDNKEVLITLQKEYLYAGTDILYAPTFTSNRIKLSEYGLEHRIEEINHSLVELSKEAINRYLEETGETRSIMIAGDLTMTGEQLLPFGKMDFEELITIYKEQIGHLVSSGVDLLVVETMLSLQECRAAVIAAKEICELPVMVSLTFGEDNRTLYGTDPKTAMIVLQSLGADAVGVNCSSGPKKLSEVIEQMLPVANVPLIAKPNAGLPKLVEDRTVFTMDADEFAASCKIFLELGVSILGGCCGTTPKHINLLNELAKTYQAPVIHKKPLRVLTTERRSMEFSLVDRFLVVGERINPTGKKVLQAQLREGVLDLVSEMAIEQEELGADILDINMGMNGIDEKEMMLKVMDEVLQVTNLPLSIDSSHVSVIEAALRRYPGRALINSISLEKEKFEKLLPVAKKYGAMFILLPLSDAGLPKDLEEKKQIIHTIVSAAKEIGLTAEDIVVDGLVNTVGANKEAAIQTMETIRYCKEELSLATIVGLSNISFGLPERQFVNATFLSFAIQAGLTMAIANPSQDLLMNTAYAADLLRNKEGADLRYIERVTTHPMINAESTPKKVIERGEDKADNKKSVREASNVNANESLNDNSTEKSSSQIYEAVIKGNKRKILALVIEEVNNKTSAAEILDTILIPAINQVGQYFDSGKYYLPQLIASAETMKTAIDYLEPMLKKDSKEEKVGTIIIATVAGDIHDIGKNLVALMLKNYGFNVIDLGKDVSSEKIIETAKELDADIIALSALMTTTMLEMKRVVNYRNEASLRAKVIIGGAVITQDYCDEIGADGYSKDAQEAVNLVKKLLKI comes from the coding sequence ATGACTAAAAATGAATTTAAAGCGATGATAGAACAGAAAATCGTAATCCTTGATGGGGCAACGGGCAGTAATCTACAAAACGCTGGTATGCCTTCCGGTGTATGCCCTGAAACATGGATTTTAGACAATAAAGAGGTCTTGATAACCTTACAGAAAGAGTATCTATATGCAGGTACGGATATTCTGTATGCACCTACATTTACGAGTAACCGAATCAAACTTTCAGAATATGGTTTAGAACATAGAATAGAGGAAATCAATCATTCGTTAGTGGAATTATCAAAAGAGGCAATCAATCGTTACTTGGAGGAGACAGGGGAGACCCGCTCTATTATGATAGCAGGTGACTTAACAATGACTGGAGAGCAGTTATTGCCTTTTGGAAAGATGGATTTTGAAGAACTCATTACGATTTATAAGGAGCAAATAGGGCATTTAGTTTCATCGGGAGTAGATTTACTTGTGGTGGAGACGATGCTAAGTTTACAAGAATGTCGTGCTGCTGTGATTGCAGCAAAGGAAATTTGCGAGTTACCAGTCATGGTATCGTTAACCTTTGGTGAGGATAATCGTACTCTTTATGGAACAGACCCAAAGACCGCTATGATAGTTCTTCAAAGCTTGGGAGCAGATGCAGTCGGTGTTAATTGTTCGAGTGGACCTAAGAAGTTGAGCGAAGTGATAGAACAGATGCTTCCAGTTGCCAATGTTCCTCTCATAGCAAAACCTAATGCTGGACTTCCAAAACTTGTAGAAGATAGAACAGTATTTACCATGGATGCCGATGAATTTGCAGCAAGTTGTAAGATTTTTCTAGAGCTTGGTGTATCTATTCTTGGAGGGTGTTGTGGTACGACACCAAAGCATATTAATTTATTAAATGAATTAGCAAAGACTTATCAAGCACCCGTGATTCATAAAAAGCCTCTTAGAGTTTTAACGACGGAGCGAAGGTCAATGGAATTTTCTTTGGTGGATCGTTTCTTAGTTGTAGGAGAACGAATAAATCCAACAGGAAAGAAAGTGCTCCAGGCGCAACTTCGAGAAGGAGTTTTAGACTTAGTTAGTGAAATGGCAATTGAGCAAGAGGAACTTGGTGCAGATATTTTAGATATTAATATGGGGATGAATGGCATTGATGAAAAAGAGATGATGCTTAAGGTAATGGATGAAGTACTCCAAGTAACAAATCTACCGCTAAGTATTGATTCTAGCCATGTTTCTGTTATAGAGGCAGCTCTTAGAAGATACCCAGGGCGTGCTCTTATCAATTCCATCTCTTTAGAAAAAGAGAAGTTTGAAAAGCTACTTCCGGTTGCAAAAAAATATGGTGCTATGTTTATTCTATTACCATTATCAGATGCTGGACTACCGAAAGACCTAGAGGAAAAGAAACAGATCATTCACACTATCGTGTCTGCTGCTAAAGAAATTGGACTAACAGCTGAGGATATTGTGGTGGATGGTTTAGTCAATACGGTTGGCGCGAATAAAGAGGCAGCGATCCAAACGATGGAAACAATAAGGTATTGTAAGGAAGAACTTTCTCTTGCGACGATTGTTGGACTATCTAATATTTCGTTTGGTTTACCGGAACGTCAATTTGTGAATGCAACGTTTTTATCCTTTGCAATACAGGCAGGCCTTACAATGGCAATTGCAAATCCAAGCCAAGACCTTCTTATGAACACTGCTTATGCAGCAGATTTGCTAAGAAACAAAGAAGGTGCTGATCTTCGCTATATAGAACGTGTTACAACACACCCTATGATAAATGCAGAAAGTACACCGAAAAAGGTGATTGAAAGGGGCGAGGATAAAGCGGATAATAAAAAAAGTGTAAGAGAAGCTTCTAATGTTAATGCAAATGAAAGTTTGAATGATAATTCTACTGAAAAGTCGAGTTCGCAAATATATGAAGCAGTGATAAAAGGAAATAAAAGAAAAATTTTAGCACTTGTCATAGAGGAGGTTAATAATAAAACCTCAGCTGCCGAAATACTTGATACAATACTAATTCCTGCCATAAATCAGGTGGGACAGTATTTCGACAGTGGGAAGTACTATTTACCACAATTGATTGCTTCAGCAGAAACCATGAAGACTGCGATCGATTATTTAGAACCTATGCTTAAAAAAGATTCTAAAGAAGAAAAAGTAGGTACTATCATAATTGCAACAGTTGCTGGGGACATTCATGATATTGGGAAAAATCTTGTAGCATTAATGCTTAAGAATTATGGATTTAATGTAATTGATTTGGGCAAGGATGTTTCATCAGAAAAAATTATAGAAACAGCGAAGGAACTGGATGCAGATATTATAGCTCTTTCTGCGCTTATGACTACTACAATGCTTGAAATGAAAAGGGTTGTAAATTATAGAAATGAAGCATCTCTAAGAGCAAAGGTAATCATAGGTGGGGCCGTAATTACTCAGGATTATTGCGATGAAATTGGCGCTGATGGTTATTCCAAAGATGCACAAGAAGCAGTCAATTTAGTAAAAAAATTATTAAAAATATAA
- a CDS encoding AraC family transcriptional regulator: MGNGDYDLTYSDFNPTVFFASKMRVTKRTAYHAHQDFTELTYILSGTSKYRIDDIYYDVKAGDMIVCNPGVFHQNMLLDGEEPLVEFCTGFTDFQFKNMPENTIQLSNQGHIVHLSSEAKRETSRLCYDMLAENEAGQVGKYFMLKAQLIQMLMLLMREVIEAPKVTQKGCNFETYSKSYAVKRIINYLMENYEHKISLDQIAHNMYLSPVYISKIFKEETGESPINYLIKIRLEKAKEILSEREGGSIKNIANEIGYDDVYHFSKLFKKYFGISPQNYRKSLIAQRTTESQ, from the coding sequence GTGGGCAATGGAGATTATGATTTAACATACAGTGATTTTAATCCAACGGTGTTTTTTGCTAGCAAGATGCGTGTGACCAAGCGAACAGCATATCATGCGCATCAAGATTTTACAGAACTAACATATATTTTGTCCGGTACGAGTAAATATCGTATCGATGACATATATTATGATGTAAAAGCTGGTGACATGATTGTATGCAACCCTGGTGTATTTCATCAAAATATGCTACTGGATGGCGAGGAACCGTTGGTGGAGTTTTGTACTGGATTTACGGATTTTCAATTCAAGAATATGCCGGAAAATACGATTCAATTGAGCAATCAAGGTCATATTGTTCATTTAAGTTCAGAAGCAAAGCGTGAAACTTCTAGACTTTGTTATGATATGTTGGCAGAGAACGAAGCTGGTCAGGTTGGAAAGTACTTTATGTTAAAAGCACAACTTATTCAGATGTTAATGCTACTGATGCGAGAAGTGATTGAAGCGCCAAAGGTTACTCAGAAGGGATGTAATTTCGAGACTTATAGCAAAAGCTATGCTGTCAAACGAATTATTAATTACTTGATGGAGAATTACGAACATAAAATATCCCTTGATCAGATTGCGCATAACATGTACTTAAGTCCTGTTTATATCTCGAAGATATTTAAAGAAGAGACTGGAGAATCACCAATCAATTATTTAATAAAGATAAGATTGGAAAAGGCAAAAGAAATCTTATCAGAACGCGAAGGCGGAAGTATTAAAAACATTGCAAATGAAATAGGTTATGATGATGTGTATCATTTTAGTAAGTTATTTAAGAAGTATTTCGGTATATCACCGCAGAATTATCGAAAGTCCCTAATCGCACAGCGAACGACGGAATCACAATAG